From Polaribacter butkevichii, a single genomic window includes:
- the ccoG gene encoding cytochrome c oxidase accessory protein CcoG, with protein METPKNEKFRDSISTIDESGNRSWVFPKKPSGKFYKYRSYVSYFLLIFLLTAPFIKINGNQFLLFNVLERKFNIFGFPFWPQDFHLLVISMIIGVVFIILFTVIFGRIFCGWICPQTIFLEMVFRKIEYWIDGDRGKQIRLDKQPWNAEKIRKRLLKWFIFFVISFIIANVFLAYLIGGDTLISYITGNPFDNISTFISLTIFTCVFYFIFAWFREQVCIIACPYGRLQGVLLDNKTINVAYDYKRGEREEGRSKFKKNEDREALGKGDCIDCKQCVVVCPTGIDIRNGTQLECVNCTACIDECDHMMESVGLPKGLIRYESEENIENKKPFKLNARIKGYSAVLFILVGILIGMLFLRNDVEATILRLPGQLYQHKENNIISNVYTFKVINKTTKDINNVSYKILSHKGTIKLVSNHDFVVPKQGLAEGTLFIEINSAALEKDKIKLEIGVYSDDKLIETTTTNFLGPRSYK; from the coding sequence ATGGAAACTCCTAAAAACGAGAAATTTAGAGACAGTATCAGTACGATAGACGAATCGGGTAATCGTTCTTGGGTTTTTCCTAAAAAGCCTAGTGGTAAATTCTATAAATACAGGTCGTATGTTAGTTATTTCTTATTAATTTTCCTACTAACGGCTCCTTTTATAAAAATTAACGGAAATCAGTTTTTACTATTTAATGTTTTAGAACGTAAATTTAATATTTTCGGATTTCCTTTTTGGCCACAAGATTTTCACTTGTTAGTTATTTCAATGATTATTGGAGTAGTGTTTATTATACTATTTACAGTAATTTTTGGACGTATTTTCTGTGGATGGATTTGTCCACAAACTATTTTTTTAGAAATGGTTTTCAGAAAAATAGAATACTGGATAGATGGAGATAGAGGAAAACAAATTCGTTTAGACAAACAACCTTGGAATGCCGAAAAAATTAGAAAAAGACTTTTAAAATGGTTTATTTTCTTTGTGATCTCTTTTATTATTGCAAACGTATTTTTAGCTTATTTAATAGGTGGTGATACCCTTATAAGTTACATTACTGGAAACCCGTTTGATAATATTAGTACATTTATTTCATTAACAATTTTTACCTGTGTTTTCTATTTTATATTTGCTTGGTTTAGAGAGCAAGTATGTATTATAGCTTGTCCTTATGGTAGGTTACAAGGTGTTTTATTAGATAATAAAACGATCAATGTTGCTTACGATTATAAACGAGGAGAAAGAGAAGAAGGACGATCTAAATTTAAGAAAAATGAAGATAGAGAAGCTTTAGGTAAAGGAGATTGTATCGATTGTAAACAATGTGTGGTTGTTTGCCCTACAGGAATAGATATTAGAAATGGTACGCAATTAGAATGTGTAAACTGTACCGCTTGTATTGACGAATGCGATCATATGATGGAGAGTGTTGGTTTGCCAAAAGGATTAATTAGATATGAAAGTGAAGAAAATATAGAAAATAAGAAGCCTTTTAAATTAAATGCAAGAATAAAAGGATATTCTGCAGTGTTATTTATTTTAGTGGGTATTTTAATAGGGATGTTATTTTTAAGAAATGATGTAGAGGCTACAATTTTAAGGTTGCCAGGTCAGTTGTATCAACATAAAGAAAATAATATTATTAGTAATGTTTATACTTTTAAAGTGATTAATAAAACTACAAAAGATATAAATAATGTTAGTTATAAAATACTTTCTCATAAAGGAACCATAAAATTAGTGTCTAATCATGATTTTGTAGTGCCTAAACAAGGTCTTGCAGAAGGAACCTTATTTATAGAAATTAATTCGGCTGCTTTAGAAAAAGATAAAATTAAATTAGAGATTGGTGTTTATAGCGATGATAAATTAATTGAAACAACAACAACAAACTTTTTAGGACCAAGAAGTTATAAATAA
- a CDS encoding cbb3-type cytochrome c oxidase N-terminal domain-containing protein yields the protein MKKYFQSTVYIIFVIVTFLALAKSFMVYENPFNVYENPLVWLALIAFVLVVVLKEMVNVIAINKATELQNEKLGIVPEESNAWIKKVLKSWTRSKDIDSEEEIILDHNYDGIQELDNTLPPWWVYLFYASIVFAVVYMVRFHVLDGDDQIVEYEKAVAEAKASLKKYKSTATDLITAESVTLLTDDKDLARGKAIFKLNCASCHIADGGGSIGPNLTDEFWILGGGIKNVFTTISNGGRDGKGMIAWNKTLKAADIQKVGSYVISLQGTTPANPKAPQGEKWVAE from the coding sequence ATGAAAAAGTATTTTCAATCTACGGTATATATAATTTTTGTAATTGTTACGTTTTTAGCACTTGCAAAGTCGTTTATGGTGTACGAAAACCCATTTAATGTTTATGAGAATCCTTTAGTATGGCTAGCTCTAATTGCTTTTGTATTGGTTGTTGTTTTAAAAGAAATGGTAAATGTAATTGCCATTAATAAAGCTACAGAATTGCAAAATGAAAAATTAGGAATTGTTCCTGAAGAAAGTAATGCTTGGATTAAAAAAGTATTAAAATCTTGGACAAGATCTAAAGATATTGATAGTGAAGAAGAAATTATCTTAGACCATAATTATGATGGAATTCAAGAATTAGATAATACATTACCACCTTGGTGGGTGTATTTATTCTATGCTTCTATTGTTTTTGCAGTAGTTTATATGGTAAGATTTCATGTGTTAGATGGAGATGATCAAATTGTAGAGTATGAAAAAGCCGTTGCAGAAGCTAAAGCATCGTTAAAAAAATACAAGTCTACAGCTACAGATTTAATTACAGCAGAGAGTGTTACCTTATTGACTGATGATAAAGATTTAGCCAGAGGTAAAGCAATATTTAAGTTAAACTGTGCCTCTTGTCATATTGCTGATGGAGGTGGCTCTATTGGGCCAAATTTAACAGATGAGTTTTGGATTTTAGGAGGAGGAATCAAAAATGTATTTACCACCATATCTAATGGAGGTAGAGATGGTAAAGGAATGATTGCTTGGAATAAAACTTTAAAAGCAGCAGACATTCAAAAAGTAGGTAGTTATGTAATTTCTTTACAAGGAACTACACCTGCAAACCCAAAAGCTCCTCAAGGAGAAAAATGGGTAGCTGAATAA
- a CDS encoding OmpH family outer membrane protein, with amino-acid sequence MKNLKSLLLIAVFTLGLAGVANAQKIGHIDFEKLVAEMPQTKTLKLDMEKLGKTYQDEITGMEKKIEATRQKYVAESKGQTNETNDKRAQELQQEAAKIEQARRFAYQDMQKKQNEGLQPIIEKAQKAIDAVAASKSILYVLDASVGKGLLVKKGEDLFNDVKAKLGF; translated from the coding sequence ATGAAAAATTTAAAATCGTTACTATTAATTGCTGTATTTACTTTAGGATTAGCTGGTGTTGCAAATGCACAAAAGATAGGTCATATAGACTTTGAAAAATTAGTAGCAGAAATGCCACAAACAAAAACTCTTAAATTAGACATGGAAAAGCTTGGTAAAACTTACCAAGACGAAATTACTGGTATGGAGAAAAAAATTGAAGCAACTAGACAAAAATATGTTGCTGAATCTAAAGGCCAAACCAATGAGACTAATGATAAAAGAGCTCAAGAATTACAACAAGAAGCTGCTAAAATTGAACAAGCAAGAAGATTTGCGTACCAAGACATGCAGAAAAAACAAAATGAAGGTTTACAACCTATTATAGAAAAAGCGCAAAAAGCAATTGACGCTGTTGCTGCTTCTAAAAGTATTTTATACGTATTAGATGCTTCTGTAGGTAAAGGCTTACTAGTTAAAAAAGGAGAAGATCTTTTTAATGATGTAAAAGCTAAATTAGGTTTCTAA
- the ccoS gene encoding cbb3-type cytochrome oxidase assembly protein CcoS — protein sequence MSVIYLLLTISILVAILFFIAFIYSVKTGQFDDSYTPSVRMLFDDELVKDKEKSTKD from the coding sequence ATGAGCGTAATATACCTACTACTAACTATTAGTATACTAGTAGCCATCTTATTTTTTATCGCATTTATTTATTCAGTAAAAACTGGGCAATTTGACGATTCTTATACGCCATCTGTTCGTATGTTGTTTGATGATGAATTAGTAAAAGATAAAGAAAAATCAACTAAAGATTAA
- a CDS encoding CcoQ/FixQ family Cbb3-type cytochrome c oxidase assembly chaperone, with translation MLKFVKNYMVTITGVEIYPLISLIIFFSFFMVLFWWVFTAKKEYINTVSNLPLDN, from the coding sequence ATGTTAAAATTTGTAAAAAATTATATGGTAACAATTACTGGTGTAGAAATATATCCTTTAATATCATTAATCATATTCTTCTCTTTTTTCATGGTCTTGTTTTGGTGGGTTTTTACTGCGAAAAAAGAATATATAAATACGGTAAGTAATTTGCCATTAGATAATTAA
- a CDS encoding PorP/SprF family type IX secretion system membrane protein — translation MKLNYVRFCLLCVLFFSVKSHAQETLPIYQDYLSDNVYLVHPSAAGIGNSSKLRFTARQQWAGIPDAPSLQTLSYHSRFGEETNAAFGVVLFNDKNGYHSQKGIQGTYAYHLQLSDGHFFEQLSFGLSLTFVQNQSDQRSFESDDVPAIVQSTSYYNSDFGVAYHRGGLSSYFTVKNLFLTAKNNLNIQESLDLRNYVFSAGFYYDKFYHFQLEPSFMLQLKESTGQRIADFNIKAYKTFKKTQMWVALSYRRSFDSNSINNAQFISPIIGLNYKNLLFSYTYTNQLESVVLTNSGFHQITLGLNLWTKEKTWRSMPNINNSFIGF, via the coding sequence ATGAAATTAAATTACGTACGATTTTGCCTTCTATGTGTTTTATTTTTTTCTGTTAAAAGTCACGCACAAGAGACTTTACCTATATATCAAGATTATTTATCAGACAATGTATATTTAGTACATCCTTCTGCTGCAGGTATTGGTAATTCCAGTAAATTACGTTTTACGGCGAGACAACAATGGGCAGGTATACCAGATGCTCCGTCTTTACAAACTTTGAGTTATCATTCTAGATTTGGAGAAGAAACTAATGCAGCATTTGGTGTTGTGTTATTTAATGATAAAAATGGATATCATTCTCAAAAAGGAATTCAAGGAACATATGCGTATCATTTACAATTAAGTGATGGTCATTTTTTTGAGCAACTGTCTTTTGGCTTATCTCTTACTTTTGTTCAAAATCAATCAGACCAAAGGTCTTTTGAAAGTGATGATGTGCCTGCTATTGTGCAAAGTACAAGTTATTACAATTCAGATTTTGGAGTAGCGTATCATCGTGGTGGTTTATCATCATATTTTACGGTAAAAAACTTATTCTTAACGGCAAAAAATAATTTAAATATTCAAGAATCTTTAGATTTAAGAAACTATGTTTTTTCTGCTGGGTTTTATTATGATAAATTTTATCATTTTCAATTAGAACCTTCTTTTATGTTGCAGTTAAAAGAAAGTACCGGACAACGTATTGCAGATTTTAATATAAAAGCTTACAAGACATTTAAAAAAACTCAAATGTGGGTAGCTTTGTCTTATCGTAGAAGCTTTGATTCTAATTCTATTAATAATGCTCAATTTATTTCTCCTATAATCGGCTTAAATTATAAAAACTTACTATTTTCTTATACCTATACCAACCAATTAGAAAGTGTTGTTTTAACCAATTCAGGTTTTCATCAAATTACTTTAGGTTTGAATTTATGGACAAAAGAAAAAACATGGCGTAGTATGCCAAATATTAATAATTCATTTATAGGTTTCTAG
- the ccoN gene encoding cytochrome-c oxidase, cbb3-type subunit I, with protein MEMQQFYYDNKIVKKFIYATLFWGIVGFSVGLMLAFMFLFPYYTEGISWLSFGRLRPLHTNAVIFAFVGNAIFAGVYYSLQRLLKARMASNFLSNFNFWGWQLIIVAAAITLPLGYSSSKEYAELEWPIDIAIALVWVAFGVNMIWTILQRRQRHLYVAIWFYLATFVTVAVLHIFNSLALPVTFLKSYSVYAGVQDALVQWWYGHNAVAFFLTTPFLGLMYYFVPKAANRPVYSYRLSIVHFWSLIFIYIWAGPHHLLYTALPSWAQNLGVAFSIMLLAPSWGGMINGLLTLRGAWDKVRTDPVLKFMVVAITGYGMATFEGPMLSLKNVNAIAHFSDWIIAHVHVGALAWNGFLTFGMLYWMIPKMFKTKLHSVALANVHFWIGTLGIILYTLPMYVAGFVQASMWKQFNPDGSLTYGNFLETVNEIIPMYWMRAIGGSMYIIGAFVMLYNIVRTVRSGSDVTDELAEAPALTKVSKYRTKGEGWHTWLERKPIKLTIYATIAILIGGAVQIIPTLLIKSNIPTISSVKPYTPLELQGRDIYIREGCVGCHSQMVRPFRSEVERYGEYSKAGEFVYDHPFLWGSKRTGPDLHRVGAKYSDSWHLNHMYDPQSTSPGSIMPSYKWLITDELYKGDIESKMEVMVTLGVPYTKDEIANAQQHMLKQGTKIEENLHSDPDFAKNYEADKKYAEENGLPFIEMKNREIVAVIAYIQRLGTDIKVKDEQKISKN; from the coding sequence ATGGAAATGCAACAATTTTATTACGATAATAAGATCGTAAAGAAATTTATCTATGCTACATTATTCTGGGGAATAGTGGGGTTCTCTGTGGGGTTAATGCTCGCTTTTATGTTTTTATTCCCTTACTACACAGAAGGAATTTCTTGGTTAAGTTTTGGACGTTTAAGACCATTACACACAAATGCTGTAATTTTTGCCTTTGTAGGTAACGCTATTTTTGCAGGGGTTTATTACTCGCTTCAAAGATTGTTAAAAGCAAGAATGGCAAGTAATTTTTTAAGCAATTTTAACTTTTGGGGTTGGCAATTAATTATTGTTGCGGCAGCCATTACTTTACCTTTAGGGTATTCTTCATCTAAAGAATATGCAGAGTTAGAGTGGCCAATAGATATTGCAATAGCACTTGTTTGGGTTGCATTTGGTGTTAATATGATTTGGACAATCTTACAAAGAAGACAACGTCATTTATATGTAGCAATTTGGTTTTATTTAGCAACCTTTGTAACGGTAGCTGTATTACATATTTTTAACAGTTTAGCATTGCCGGTTACCTTTTTAAAATCTTATTCTGTTTATGCAGGGGTACAAGATGCATTGGTACAATGGTGGTACGGACATAATGCCGTAGCATTTTTCTTAACAACACCTTTTTTAGGGTTAATGTATTATTTTGTGCCTAAAGCAGCAAACAGACCTGTATATTCTTATAGATTATCTATTGTTCACTTTTGGTCATTAATTTTTATCTATATCTGGGCAGGACCACACCATTTATTATATACAGCATTACCATCTTGGGCGCAAAACTTAGGAGTTGCATTTTCTATTATGTTATTGGCTCCATCTTGGGGAGGTATGATAAACGGTTTGTTAACCTTGCGTGGTGCTTGGGATAAAGTTAGAACAGATCCTGTTTTAAAATTTATGGTAGTTGCAATTACAGGATATGGTATGGCAACTTTTGAAGGACCAATGTTGTCTTTAAAAAATGTAAACGCAATTGCACACTTTAGTGATTGGATTATAGCACACGTACACGTTGGTGCATTAGCTTGGAATGGTTTCTTAACGTTTGGTATGTTGTATTGGATGATACCAAAAATGTTTAAAACAAAATTACATTCTGTTGCATTAGCAAATGTGCACTTTTGGATTGGTACTTTAGGTATTATATTGTATACGTTACCAATGTATGTGGCAGGTTTTGTACAAGCTTCTATGTGGAAACAATTTAATCCTGATGGATCTTTAACTTATGGTAACTTTTTAGAAACTGTAAATGAAATTATACCAATGTACTGGATGCGTGCTATTGGAGGTAGTATGTATATTATTGGTGCATTTGTAATGTTATATAATATTGTTAGAACAGTTAGATCTGGTAGTGATGTAACCGATGAGTTAGCAGAAGCACCTGCATTAACTAAAGTTTCTAAATATAGAACAAAAGGTGAAGGTTGGCACACATGGTTAGAAAGAAAACCAATTAAATTAACAATTTATGCAACTATTGCCATTTTAATTGGTGGTGCAGTGCAAATTATACCAACATTATTAATAAAATCTAATATACCTACAATTAGTAGTGTAAAACCATACACACCATTAGAGTTACAAGGTAGAGATATCTATATTAGAGAAGGTTGTGTTGGGTGTCACTCTCAAATGGTTAGACCATTTAGAAGTGAGGTAGAACGTTATGGAGAATACTCTAAAGCAGGTGAGTTTGTATACGATCATCCATTTTTATGGGGATCTAAACGTACCGGACCAGATTTACATAGAGTAGGAGCTAAATATTCAGATAGCTGGCACTTAAATCACATGTATGATCCACAAAGTACATCGCCAGGTTCTATTATGCCTTCTTATAAATGGTTAATTACAGATGAACTATATAAAGGAGATATAGAAAGTAAAATGGAAGTAATGGTAACTTTAGGTGTTCCGTACACTAAAGATGAAATAGCAAATGCACAACAGCACATGTTAAAGCAAGGTACTAAAATTGAAGAAAACTTACATTCAGATCCAGATTTTGCAAAAAATTATGAAGCAGATAAAAAGTATGCAGAAGAAAACGGATTGCCTTTTATAGAAATGAAAAACAGAGAAATTGTAGCAGTTATTGCTTATATACAACGTTTAGGTACAGATATAAAAGTTAAAGACGAACAAAAAATTTCTAAAAATTAA
- a CDS encoding FixH family protein, producing MKFNWGTGIVIAIVAFMSFILFLVITMSTDNTYSYDLVTEKYYEQELGFQDEINAEKNAFELKERVLIKRTNEGLKIAFPKEFSPEEIKGKVFLYRPSNKQLDFEIPISISNTYLLVPEKRLLDGRWNITIAFKYNNKEYLIKKEIEY from the coding sequence ATGAAATTTAATTGGGGAACAGGAATTGTTATTGCAATTGTAGCTTTTATGAGTTTTATATTATTCTTGGTGATTACCATGAGTACAGATAACACGTATAGTTACGATTTGGTTACAGAAAAGTATTACGAACAAGAGTTGGGGTTTCAAGATGAAATTAATGCCGAAAAAAATGCGTTCGAACTAAAAGAAAGAGTACTAATCAAAAGAACAAATGAAGGTTTAAAAATAGCATTTCCTAAAGAGTTTTCTCCAGAAGAAATTAAAGGAAAAGTGTTCCTATATAGACCGTCTAATAAACAATTAGATTTTGAAATACCTATTTCAATCTCTAATACATATTTGCTCGTGCCTGAGAAACGTTTATTAGATGGTCGTTGGAACATTACTATAGCTTTCAAATATAATAATAAAGAATACTTAATAAAAAAAGAAATAGAATATTAA
- the murI gene encoding glutamate racemase encodes MVKNNKFPIGIFDSGVGGTSIWKEINALLPQENTIYLSDSKNAPYGEKTKQEIINLSIKNTEFLLAQNCKIIIVACNTATTNAIKVLREKYNIPFIGIEPAIKTAALHTKTNKIGILATKGTLNSELFEKTSHTINHNIIRKEIIGKGLVELIESGKLHSKQMTALLSTYITPLIEDNVDCLVLGCTHYPYLIPQIRKLVGNKIQIIDSGEAVAKQTKNILEKHQLINTSNNKGSYQFFINKNKDVLEMLISNKSKEIKITEKEF; translated from the coding sequence ATGGTAAAAAACAACAAATTTCCTATTGGCATATTCGACTCAGGTGTTGGCGGAACCTCTATTTGGAAAGAAATTAACGCACTCTTACCACAAGAGAATACTATTTATCTTTCCGATAGTAAAAATGCGCCATACGGCGAAAAAACCAAACAAGAAATCATCAATCTTTCTATTAAGAATACCGAATTTTTATTGGCTCAGAATTGTAAAATAATAATTGTTGCCTGCAATACAGCAACTACAAATGCCATTAAAGTTTTAAGAGAAAAATACAACATTCCGTTTATAGGAATAGAACCCGCAATTAAAACTGCTGCTTTACATACCAAAACAAATAAAATAGGGATATTAGCTACAAAAGGCACTTTAAATAGTGAATTGTTTGAAAAAACTTCTCACACTATCAATCATAATATAATACGTAAAGAAATTATAGGAAAAGGTTTGGTAGAACTCATTGAAAGCGGAAAGCTGCATTCTAAGCAAATGACAGCCTTATTATCTACTTACATTACCCCTTTAATAGAAGACAATGTAGACTGCTTAGTTTTGGGTTGTACCCACTACCCTTACCTTATTCCACAAATAAGAAAATTGGTAGGTAATAAAATTCAGATTATAGATTCTGGTGAAGCGGTTGCAAAACAAACAAAAAACATTCTAGAAAAGCATCAATTAATAAACACAAGTAACAACAAGGGTTCTTATCAATTTTTCATCAATAAAAACAAAGATGTTTTAGAAATGTTAATATCCAACAAAAGCAAAGAAATAAAAATTACCGAAAAGGAATTCTAG
- the hemN gene encoding oxygen-independent coproporphyrinogen III oxidase, which yields MKKSLVQKYNIPGPRYTSYPTVPYWNKAGIDKQDWIQSFQTSFKESNSSEGISVYIHLPFCESLCTFCACHKHITKRHEVEDEYIDTVLKEWKLYVALVDEIPVIKELHLGGGTPTFFSKENLKYLMDGIFKIAKKHPASEFSFEGHPNNTTKEQLQTLFDAGFTRVSFGVQDYNEKVQKAIHRVQPFEAVEQVTKWSREIGYTSVSHDLIFGLPHQTKENVIYSINKTKELQPDRISFYSYAHVPWVKGVGQRGFNEDDLPKNDEKRELYEIGKELFAELGYVEIGMDHFALKTDSLFKATINKTLHRNFMGYTANKTQLMVGLGMSAISDSWYAFAQNVKTVKEYQKIVNEGEIPIFRGHLLSEEDRIIRKHILNIMCHFSTSWDEESMRINNIEMHLGLLQEMEQDGLVKIDLKSKSLAVPEAARPYVRNICMAFDLHLLKNKPKTQLFSMTI from the coding sequence ATGAAAAAATCATTAGTACAAAAATATAATATTCCTGGGCCAAGATACACCAGTTATCCAACCGTTCCTTATTGGAACAAAGCAGGAATAGATAAACAAGATTGGATACAATCTTTTCAAACTTCATTTAAAGAAAGTAATTCGTCAGAAGGAATAAGTGTTTATATCCATTTGCCTTTTTGTGAGAGTTTGTGTACGTTTTGTGCGTGTCATAAACACATTACAAAGCGTCATGAAGTAGAAGATGAGTATATAGATACCGTTTTAAAAGAATGGAAATTGTATGTTGCCTTGGTAGATGAAATTCCGGTTATTAAAGAATTACATTTAGGTGGAGGAACGCCTACTTTTTTCTCAAAAGAAAACTTAAAATATTTAATGGATGGTATTTTTAAAATCGCCAAAAAACATCCAGCATCAGAATTTAGTTTCGAGGGGCATCCAAATAATACCACTAAAGAACAGTTGCAAACGTTGTTTGATGCAGGTTTTACAAGAGTAAGTTTTGGTGTACAAGATTATAATGAAAAAGTTCAAAAAGCAATTCATAGAGTTCAACCTTTCGAAGCAGTAGAACAAGTAACCAAATGGTCTAGAGAAATAGGATATACGTCTGTAAGTCACGATTTAATTTTCGGATTGCCACATCAAACCAAAGAAAACGTCATTTACAGTATTAATAAAACCAAAGAATTACAACCAGATAGAATTTCATTTTACAGTTACGCTCATGTACCTTGGGTAAAAGGAGTAGGACAAAGAGGTTTTAATGAAGACGATTTGCCTAAGAATGATGAAAAAAGAGAACTTTACGAAATAGGGAAAGAACTTTTTGCAGAATTGGGGTATGTAGAAATTGGGATGGATCATTTTGCTTTAAAAACAGATAGTTTGTTTAAGGCAACCATCAACAAAACCTTGCATAGAAATTTTATGGGGTATACTGCCAATAAAACCCAGTTAATGGTTGGTTTAGGAATGTCTGCAATTTCAGATTCTTGGTATGCCTTTGCCCAAAATGTAAAAACAGTAAAAGAATATCAGAAGATTGTTAATGAAGGAGAAATTCCAATTTTTAGAGGACACCTTTTATCCGAAGAAGATAGAATTATTAGAAAACATATTTTAAATATTATGTGTCATTTTTCCACTTCGTGGGATGAGGAATCTATGAGGATCAATAATATTGAGATGCATTTAGGATTATTACAAGAAATGGAACAAGATGGTTTGGTCAAAATTGATTTAAAATCAAAATCATTAGCAGTGCCAGAAGCGGCAAGACCTTATGTAAGAAACATTTGTATGGCTTTTGATTTGCATTTGTTAAAAAATAAACCAAAAACACAGTTGTTTTCGATGACTATTTAA
- the deoD gene encoding purine-nucleoside phosphorylase, protein MSVHIAAKKGEIAETVLLPGDPMRAKWIADTFLKDSIQYNDVRGMLGFTGTYKGKRISVQGTGMGIPSTLIYATELITEYGVKNLIRVGSAGSYQKEVKIRDIVLAMAASTNSGLNTIRFNGADYAPTASFKLFQKAVEIAKEKNIVVKAGGILSSDEFYADEFDSYKKWADYGVLCVEMETSGLYTVAAKHNVNALSILTISDSLVTKERTTAEEREQTFKEMIEIALELG, encoded by the coding sequence ATGAGTGTACATATCGCAGCCAAAAAAGGAGAAATTGCAGAAACAGTGCTGTTACCTGGAGATCCTATGAGAGCAAAATGGATTGCAGATACTTTTTTAAAAGATAGTATTCAATATAATGACGTACGTGGAATGTTAGGGTTTACCGGTACTTATAAAGGTAAAAGAATATCTGTGCAAGGTACTGGTATGGGAATACCTTCTACATTAATTTATGCTACAGAATTAATAACAGAATACGGTGTTAAAAACTTAATTAGAGTTGGTTCTGCAGGTTCTTATCAAAAGGAAGTAAAAATTAGAGATATTGTTTTGGCAATGGCAGCTTCTACAAATTCTGGTTTAAATACCATCCGTTTTAACGGAGCAGATTATGCGCCAACAGCGAGTTTTAAGTTATTTCAAAAAGCTGTTGAAATTGCAAAAGAAAAAAATATTGTGGTAAAAGCTGGTGGAATTTTAAGTTCTGATGAGTTTTATGCAGATGAGTTTGATAGCTATAAAAAATGGGCAGATTATGGTGTTTTGTGTGTAGAAATGGAAACCTCTGGCTTGTATACAGTAGCAGCAAAACACAATGTAAACGCCTTGTCTATTTTAACAATTTCAGATAGTTTGGTAACTAAAGAAAGAACTACGGCAGAAGAAAGAGAGCAAACCTTTAAAGAAATGATAGAAATTGCTTTAGAATTGGGGTAA
- a CDS encoding sulfite exporter TauE/SafE family protein, whose product MFLSAIIFGLLGSFHCVGMCGPIAFMLPIDRQNKTKGFLQILIYHFGRLLSYSLIGLLFGFLGKGFYFFGFQQQLSIIVGLSMIFVILFPKLFSKVNFSKNINKVVFKVKNALGKELKKKRNDTFFTIGFLNGFLPCGLVYMAVFGALATTNPFSGSLYMFLFGLGTIPLMTSVVYLGNFTKGTFRKRIKKVIPIVVVFIGVLFVLRGLGLGIPYISPAPVVDLVTSNSSCH is encoded by the coding sequence ATGTTTCTATCAGCAATTATCTTTGGTTTATTAGGGAGCTTCCATTGCGTGGGTATGTGTGGGCCAATAGCCTTTATGTTACCAATTGATAGACAAAACAAAACAAAAGGTTTTCTGCAAATTTTAATTTATCATTTCGGAAGATTATTAAGCTATAGTTTAATAGGCTTGTTATTTGGCTTTCTTGGAAAGGGCTTTTATTTTTTTGGCTTTCAACAACAATTATCGATTATAGTAGGACTTAGCATGATTTTTGTAATTCTATTTCCAAAACTTTTTTCGAAAGTAAATTTTTCTAAAAATATAAATAAAGTAGTTTTTAAAGTAAAGAATGCTTTAGGAAAAGAACTTAAGAAAAAAAGAAATGATACTTTTTTTACCATAGGTTTTTTAAATGGATTTTTACCTTGTGGTTTGGTGTACATGGCTGTTTTTGGAGCTTTAGCAACAACAAACCCTTTTTCGGGTAGTTTGTATATGTTTTTATTTGGTCTAGGTACAATTCCGCTTATGACTTCAGTGGTCTATTTAGGTAATTTTACCAAAGGAACTTTTAGAAAAAGAATAAAAAAAGTAATTCCAATTGTAGTTGTTTTTATTGGAGTTTTATTTGTTTTAAGAGGTTTAGGATTGGGCATTCCATACATTTCTCCAGCACCCGTTGTAGATTTAGTTACTTCTAATAGTTCTTGTCATTAG